The Sciurus carolinensis chromosome 18, mSciCar1.2, whole genome shotgun sequence genome contains a region encoding:
- the LOC124970689 gene encoding putative protein T-ENOL, with protein MASTPNRNDEKRSSWLSQTASCLSGGQKVSVSHSEEFLTRISNELTEEALFIAGCHMNFVPTKEKQTRDQGTQISNHVLFTKTGGTDTCSNRNHTHTKTYHLPSLHGKPPVVPGDFFLLTFKKESGSLQIFELSFELLALWLIENVRRGNGACLRAPVSQL; from the exons ATGGCATCCACTCCTAACAGGAATGACGAAAAAAGGAGCAGCTGGCTGTCTCAAACTGCATCCTGCTTGAGTGGAGGGCAG AAGGTTTCAGTATCTCATTCTGAAGAATTCCTGACCCGGATCAGCAACGAACTTACAGAGGAGGCCTTGTTTATAGCTGGCTGCCACATGAACTTTGTGCCCACCAAGGAAAAGCAGACAAGAGACCAAGGGACTCAGATATCCAATCACG TGCTCTTCACCAAGACCGGAGGCACAGACACCTG CTCCAACAGAAACCATACCCACACTAAGACGTACCACCTGCCATCCCTTCATGGAAAG CCCCCCGTGGTCCCAGGAGACTTTTTCTTGCTCACCTTCAAGAAAGAATCTGGAAGCCTACAGATCTTTGAACTGTCCTTTGAATTGTTGGCATTGTGGCTAATTGAAAATGTTAGGAGAGGGAACGG AGCATGCCTCAGAGCTCCTGTTTCACAACTTTAA